The genomic segment TTAACGAATTATTTTTTAACACTAATCGTGATTGTTTCGATAGAGTGAAGTATATTAATTTCATTAATGATAAAAAATAGCGAGAAATAAAACCATGAATTCCATATTTGGAAGTATTGATGATCTGTTTTTATTTTGTAAAGTGGTTCAGCTTGGATCTCAGCAAGGCGCAGCCAAAGAGTTAAAACTACCAGTATCAACCGTGTCCCGACGACTCTCTTTAATGGAAGAAAAGCTCGGTGTTCGCTTGTTAGAAAAAAAGGGACGAGAGCTGGTTGCAACAGAAACAGGTCAGCAATATTACCAACTGCTTGAAAGTCAGTTTACCGATTTAGAAAGTCACTGCCATCAGTTAAAAGACCACAAAGAGGAAGTAACAGGCACGTTACGTTTATCCCTGCCTTATCGTTTTTATAATAGCTATGTGAGAGAGCTGATTACTGATTTCTTATTGGAATTTCCCCACTCTCAAATAGAAGTCAATTTATGTGCTGAAGACGCATTACCTGAAACAGATCGAGATTTAGTTCTAACTTTTGATATTAGCCGAGCGGAAGGGATGATCGCTCGTCCGCTATTTTTAGCAAAGCATAGCGTGTTTGTCTCTCAATCGTATTGGCAAAATAATGACGTAACAGAGATAGAGACTATTGATTGGATCCGCTTAGATGACCAGAAAAGTTTAACTTATACCGATGCAAAGCAAACGCTAAAACAGATTAATGTACACCCTCGTCTGCAAGTGAACGATTTGGATCAAGTCATGCATGCGGTTAT from the Aliivibrio wodanis genome contains:
- a CDS encoding HTH-type transcriptional regulator, LysR family; its protein translation is MNSIFGSIDDLFLFCKVVQLGSQQGAAKELKLPVSTVSRRLSLMEEKLGVRLLEKKGRELVATETGQQYYQLLESQFTDLESHCHQLKDHKEEVTGTLRLSLPYRFYNSYVRELITDFLLEFPHSQIEVNLCAEDALPETDRDLVLTFDISRAEGMIARPLFLAKHSVFVSQSYWQNNDVTEIETIDWIRLDDQKSLTYTDAKQTLKQINVHPRLQVNDLDQVMHAVIKGLGAARLPIHLVTPEMDLVEVFSEYQFPPRQSYLVYKQRKFQPKALTILIERIMNAMERI